Sequence from the Kineosporiaceae bacterium genome:
GGCGGGCGGGTTCGCGCACCCGTTTCGTGCACAACCGCCACCACCACCTGCCCCACGACCTGGTGGTGGTCGACGAGACCTCGATGGTGTCGCTGCCGCTGATGGCCCGGTTGCTGGAGGCGATCTCACCGCAGGCCCGGCTGGTCCTGGTCGGTGACCCCGATCAGCTCGCCTCGGTCGAGGCCGGGGCGGTGCTGGGTGACCTGGTCGCTCACCCGGAGGCCCGTCGTACCGGGGTGATCCGGCTCGAGGTGGTGCACCGCCACGGCTCCGTGATCGGTGAGCTGGCCCGCGCGGTTCGAGCGGGCGAGGCGGACGCCGTGATCGAGTTGCTTCGGGCGGGCAGCCGGGAGGTCTCGTTCGTCGAGCCGCTGGGGGACTGGGTGGGGGCCGGTGAGATCCAGCCGGTGCGGGTCGATGCCGAGGCCTCCGGACTGCGCCTGAGGCGTGCGGCCCGAGCCGGGGACATCGCCGGGGCCTTGGCGGCGCTGGAGTCACACCAGGTGTTGCTGGCGCATCGGCGGGGGCCGTTCGGCGTGTCCACCTGGGCGGCGCGCGTCGAATCGTGGCTGGTGGCCGCCGAGGGGTCCGGCGCCGGTCGCCGTCACGGTGGCCCGTGGTACCCCGGCCGGCCGTTGCTGGTGACGGTCAACGACCGTGACAGCGGCCTGTTCAACGGCGACACGGGGGTGGTGGTCGCCGACCAGGGCGAGTCCGGGGTGATCGCAGCCTTCGGCGACCCGCACCGACCGGTGCTGGTGCGCCCACACCGGCTGCCCTCGGTCGAGACGGTGCACGCCATGACGGTGCACCGGGCACAGGGCAGTCAGTTCGCGAGGGTGAGCGTGGTGTTGCCACCGGCCACCTCGCCGCTGCTGACCCGCGAGTTGCTCTACACCGCTCTGACCCGGGCGCGCGAACACGTGCGGGTGGTGGGCAGCGAGGCCGCGGTCCGGGCCGCGGTCACCCGGCCGGTTCGGCGGGCGAGCGGACTGCGATTCGGGTGACGTGTCAGCGGTCGATCGCCGGGCGACTGGGGGCCGACCTGCACGGAGTCACTCAGCGTCCACCAATCATCACACTTAAGGATTTTCCGGGCCAAAACCCACCTGGTAGCGTGCCCGGCCGGAGAGCCAGCAAGGAGGCCGCGTTGAGCCAGGACCCCGAGGTGCCGTCGTTCGACGAGACACGGCCGATGCCCGCCGCCCCCACGAACCCGTGGGCGACGCCGGCCCCCAGCCCGGCACCCGCCCCGGCGTCCCGGCCGAGCCCGCTGGACGACGACTGGCACGGTGGGGACTCCCCACCCGCTTCGATGCCGCCGCCGAGCGGGCCACCGGCGTTCGGTGCCCCGCCCCCCGGGTATCAGGCCGCTCCGCCGGCGGACACCGTGCTGTGGTCTCGGTACGAGGACACGGGGTCCGACCCCGACAGCCGGGCCACGTTCGGCTCGGATGCCGATGAGGCAGCGCGCCAGGACCGTTCCCCGTCGAGAACGGAGAGTTCGACCTCGCTCTTCGAGAGATACGACCCGCCCGCCGCCCCCGACGCGGCGATCGTCGCCGGGCTCTCGGTGCCCGCGCTACCTCCGCCCAGCGGGACGCCGTCCGTCGGGGCGCCGCCGCCCGGATACGACCCGGCTCCCTCCACGGCGAGACACAGCGCACCCCCCAGCCCGCCGCCCCAGCAGCCCAGCGTGTCCTCGTACGATGCGCCACCCCCGGGCGGACCCTCCTACAGTGCGCCGCCGCCGAGTGGACCGTCCTTTGACGCGCCGCCGCCGAGCGGCTCGCTGTACGACGCGCCGCCGCCGAGCCGTTCCTCCTACGCGTCGCCGCCGAGCAATTCCTCCTACGACGCGCCGCCACCGAGCAGCTCCTCCTATGACGCGCCCTCCTTTCCTCCCCCCTCCCCGCCGGGCGTCGGGGGTGCGCCGCCGCCACCGGTCTATGACGCGCCGCCGCCGTCGGGGTTCGACGGCTTCGCTGCAGGGTTCGCGCCGCAGCCTCCCGGACCGGCCGGACCGGGCCAGACCCCGGGGCAGATCGCCGGCGAGCGGGCCGAATCGGCCAAGAACTGGGCCGAGGGCATGGTGGCCAAGCACGGGTCCCGCAACCTGGCGCACGGTGCGGTGCCGGTCTTCGCCGTCCTGGGGGTGCTGTGGCCGCCCATGATGATCACGCACAACTTCCTGTGGGCGATCTTCGCGCTGATCGCCGCGGTGGTGACCCTCACCGGGCGCAAGGCGGGCGCCGGCAGTTGGACCACCGCGGCGGCGGGCACGGGTGCCTACTTCGTGTTCTGGGTGTTGATCGCATTGCCCTCGATCAGCGGGGCCAACGGGTTCTTCCTCACCGCGGCCCTGGCCGCGGCGGTGACGGGTCTGGCCCTGCACCCGGACAAGCGGTGGTGACGGCGTGAGCGCGCTGACCACCCTCCCGCTGCGCACGGTCCGCCTCGCGGCGCTCGGTCTGGTCTTGACGGCGACCTCGCTCGGCTTGCACTGGGCGACCTCCACGACATCCGGCGGCGTCATCCCCGGCTACTACGTTCCGGACAGCTACGTGATCCAGTGGGACGAGGGCACGGTCGACACCGTGCCCGGTTTCGTCGGTGCCCCGATCTTCACCCAGGGCACCAGTTACGACCTGTCCGGGGCCGAGACCCCGGCCCGGCTGTGGCTGGTGTGCGCGCTGGTGGTCGCGGCGCTCGCGTTGCGCACCGGCCGGCCGGGGCTGTTGCGGGTGGCGGCGTTGGGGCCGCTGCTGGCGGTGCCGTTGGCGGGCCTGCACGTCTACCCGGGCAAGGTGGTGGCGCTGGCCGGCGCAGCCATGTTGCTGGTGGCCGGGTTGAGTGCGCGGCGTCGGGCACCCACCCCCTGACCCGCCCGGTAGCGTTGCCGGCGTGCCCGCGCCGCTGACCCTGCAGCAACGGGAGTACTCCGTCGCCACCGTCGAGGAGCGCTAACCGGCGGTGCGGGTGAGGGCGGTGGGGCGCAACTCGGCCGAGGTGTCGGGCGAGACCGCTGTGATCAGTGGCGGATTGGTGATGCGCTGAGGGTGGTGCCGCCCATAAAAGTGCACGGATTACATGATCACCGAGGGGTTGGGGGTCAGCGGGCCAGGTACCCGCCGCCGTCCCAACGGACTCGGTCATGGTGAGTGGGCGGCCTTGCTGGCGCAGTCCTGGCCGGTCAGAACCAGGACGGCGGCCACACCTCGAGCCCCTCAGCTGCTCGGCACCTCGAACTCGGTCCCTTTCAGGTCCTCCAGCGCTTCGGCGGTCTCCTCGGCCTCATCCTCTGCCGATTCCTCGGCCTCCAGGGCGGCCTCGGCGTCCCCGACGATGCTGTCGTTCCACGGCATCGGTTCCGGCAACGCCGCGGTGGCGGGACCGGCAAGGCTCGCGGGTGGCGAGGAGGGGCTCACCGCGCGCAGGTTCTCTGCCGGTACTCCCTGCTGGAAGACCGAGAGGATGTTCCGCGTGATGACTGCAACCTGGCCACGTGTGACCGAATCACCCTTGTGCGTCAGGCACGAGCGGTTCAGATTGCAGATCCAGCCCATCGTGCCCACGTTGACGACGCCGGCACCGGAGATCGGGCTGTTGTAGTAGGTCATGGCCCATGTCGCCGGCACATTCTTTCGGCCAGCGCACTTGAAGGATGCCCCGGCGAGGACGCTGACGTGAGCGTTCGGTGGCCCGGCTTGTGGAAAGTACGCGTCGTTCTCGAGGTCCACGATGCGGTTCAGTGTCCGCCCGCCACTCTTGGCGAAGACCCAGCTCGACATCTTCTTGACACCGGTTGCCGTCGTCCGCAGGCAGGCATACATGCTCCCCATCAGGCGCGACTCGTACTGATGGGACTGCCGGAACGTGGTCGTCGCCCGGGTCGGGTCCTTCACAGGGTCCTTGGCGATGCTCCGGTACACGAACAGTCGAATGTCGCCCTTGTAGGTGACGCGAGCCCGGGTGTACCCCTCGTTGGCCCCCAGGTTCACCAGGTTCACGCCGGCGTTCACCGCGGACTGCAAGCCGTCACGCATCACGTTCGTCCAGTATTCGTCGTGTGTGAGCAAGACATTGACCTTGGAACGCAGCAGCAGTTTCGGGGCCCTGTCGATGTCGATGTCCGTGACATAGGTCAGGTCCAGCCCGATGCCTTCCGCCCAAATTCACGAACGGGAACTCCTGCTCGATGAACACGCCGTCTCCGAACCGTCGCTTGCCGTCGCCGAGATACGGACGGGCAAACGTGACGGCATATCCGGGGTCCGAACGGGAGCGCTGGTTCGTGGCGTAGAGCGAGGCGCCACCCCAGAGGTTGTAGGCCTGCCAGGTCATCACCGCGTTCACCACCTGAATCGGGGCGACCGAGGACCTGTCCACGATGGTGAAGGGAACGAAGCTGAATGACTTGTCCGACGCCAGGACACGCACCAGATAGTCGCCTGGTGTCCAGTGCCGATCGATCTTGATGGCCATGTCGCGAGACCATCCGGCCAGGGCCGTGTACGTAGTCCTGTTGACGATCTTCCCGCCGCCTCGGTAAACGCCTCGGTGCTTCCCGGACGTGTACACGATGCGCGCGCCCTTGCCCCCGTAGTAGCCGGTGCGCACGATTTGCACCGTGTACGACGGTGCCTTTGTGGACACATAGAGGCTCAGGGTGTCGGAGCAGGTGGCGCTCGGCGAGGACAGGTAGGCCGCCGTCGACGTCGCGTACCGATACCCCACAGGCAAGACCGCCACCCTGCCGGACTTCTTGGCGTTCTCGCGGGCGATCCAGCCCGGCTTGTGGTCATACCCACAGACATTCGGGACCGGTGCCGCTGCTGCCGACACCGGTGAGGCGGCTGCGGACGGCGGTGATGCTGCGCCGCAGACTCCGATGCTCACCGCGACCGCGGCAGCTGCTGCAGTGACGAGATGGCCGCCCCGGCGACGAAGCGGATGCGCATCGGTGTGTCCCGGCATGGTCATAGCAGTCATCCCCCGGCATCGCGGTGAGGTATCGCCTCACGCGCCCTGTCGGCAGCTCGCGCCGGAGCATGATCGAAAAGCAGGTGATCGCTGGATCTGTCGGGGGTGAGTGGATGGCCGTAGGCACCGTCGTGAGCGCCTCGAACAACGTCAGGTGTGACGCCCGATGAGGTCCACCCGGGCGGTCAGAGCCGAGTCAGGCGGGCCAGCCGGGAGGCGACCAGGTCCGTCACCCGCGGGTCGTCGCGGCTCGCCCCCTCGTCCAGCGCTGCGGTCAGGCGAGTCAGGACATCGACGATGCGGCGCCGGGCGGTCTCTGCGCCGAGTCCCCAGGAGCGAGCCTCGCGGACGACGTCCTCGATCGTGATCGTCCGCAGGTCGTCGCGTTCGGCGATCGACATGGCGGCCTCGGTGCGCAGGCTCGGCCAGAGCGCCGTGGGAACCGTGTCGTACAACGGGGCCAGACGCACCCGCCCAGGCTGGACGTGGAGCAGGGCGAGGTTCTTGCCGTGGGCGTCCGCGTCGCCGATCACCAGGGTGAACAGCACTCGGTCGAGCAGGTCCAGCAGGCCCTGGCCGGAGGCCGGACCCCAGGCGGTGAGCACGTCGGCGACCGCCCGCAGGGACGGTCCGCCGTATCGCTGGTACTTGGCACGGCCCTGGTTCTGCTCCGGGTTCACCCCGGTCGCCTGGCAGACATCCTCCTGGTGCACCCGGGTCACCTGTGCGCCGGTTCGCTCACGGTCGAAACGCTCGACGACCAGGCATTCGGTGTCGCCGACGGTGACCATCCGCGGGCTGCGCACCCAGGCGACGTGTCGTCCGTGCAACCAGACGGCGAGCTCGGTGATCCTGGCCATCAGTTCGGATCACCGGCGGTGTCGGGGATCTGCACGATGATCTCGGCCCCCAGGCGACGCAGCAGGCGCAGCGAACGCTCGAGCAGCACCGTGGACAGCCCGCTCTCCAGCCGAGCCAGGTAGGTCCGGTCGATGGAGAGGGAATCGGCGAGCTCCTGCTGGGTCAGTCCACGAGCTGCTCGAGCCGTGGCGACCGCCAAGCCAGATCCTGGGGACGACGCACGATCACGCGCGGCATGACGCCTCCTCTGTGTCAATATCAGCACATTGGCACTCAGGAATCCGTTGTGTTGATATCGGCACAGTCGCCCGCGCTCTGGAGCCGTGCCGAAAACAGCACACGACGACGTCCGGGTCCGGGCACGCCAAAGTGCCGAGATGGCTGCCATTCCCCCGTGGGAACGACAGCCATCTCGGGTCTGTGGTGAGCTGACCGACTCAGATGTCGTAGTACAGCTCGAACTCGTGCGGGTGCGGACGCAGCCGGATCGGGTCGACCTCGAGCGTGCGCTTGATGTCGATCCAGGTCTCGATCAGGTCCTCGGTGAACACACCACTGTCGGTCAGGTAGGAGTGGTCGGCCTCGAGGGCGTTGAGCACCTCGGGCAGCGACCCCGGAACCTGCGGGATGGAGGCGTGCTCCTCCGGGGGCAGCTCGTAGAGGTCCTTGTCGACCGGCGCCGGCGGCTCGATCCGGTTCTTGATGCCGTCCAGGCCGGCCAGCAGCATGGCGGAGAACGCCAGGTACGGGTTGCTCGACGGGTCGGGCACGCGAAACTCGACGCGCTTGGCCTTCGGGTTGGATCCGGTGACCGGGATCCGGATGCAGGCCGAGCGGTTACGCGCCGAGTAGACCAGGTTGACCGGCGCCTCGAAGCCGGGCACCAGGCGGTGGTAGCTGTTCACCGTCGGGTTGGTGAAGGCGAGCAGCGACGGTGCGTGGTGCAGCAGGCCACCGATGTACCAGCGGGCCAGGTCGGACAGGCCGCCGTACCCGCGCTCGTCGTAGAACAGCGGCACGCCGTCCTTCCAGAGCGACTGGTGCACGTGCATGCCGGACCCGTTGTCGCCGAACAGCGGCTTGGGCATGAAGGTGACGGTCTTGCCGGCGTGCCAGGCCACGTTCTTGATGACGTACTTGAACAGCATGACCTGGTCGGCTGCCTTGGCCAGGGTGTCGAACCGGTAGTTGATCTCCTGCTGGCCACCGGTGCCGACCTCGTGGTGGGCGCGCTCGACCTGCAGGCCGACCTTCTCGAGGGTCAGGGTCATCTGGTCGCGCAGGTCGGAGTAGTGGTCGACCGGCGGCACCGGGAAGTAGCCACCCTTGTACCGGGTCTTGTAGCCCCGGTTGCCACCCTCCTCGACGCGGCCGGTGTTCCAGGCGCCCTCGATCGAGTCGATGTGGTAGTAGCCCTCGTTCTGCTTCGTCTCGAAGCGCACGTCGTCGAAGATGTAGAACTCGGCCTCGGGGGCGAAGAAGGCGGTGTCGGCGATGCCGGTCGACTTCAGGTACGCCTCGGCCTTCTTGGCGATCTGACGCGGGTCACGGCTGTAGGGCTCGTCCGTGTACGGGTCGACGATGCTCATGTTGATGTTGAGCGTCTTCTCCGCGCGGAACGGGTCGACGACCGCGGTGCCGAGGTCGGGGATCAGCTTCATGTCCGATTCGTTGATCGCCTGGAAGCCGCGGATGGACGAGCCGTCGAACATCTGGCCATCCACGAAGAACGACTCGTCGAGGCTGTGGGCCGGCACGTTGAAGTGCTGCATGACGCCCGGAAGGTCACAGAACCGCACGTCGACGAACTTGACGTCCTGGTCCGCGATGAACTTCAGAACCTCATCGGGGCTGCTGAACAATCCAACCTCCAGTTGGCGGGGTGGTACTGGTAGGTGGCGCGGGCGCCGTCGACCCGCTCCGGAACTGCCCGGAACGCTAGGCAGTGGCGATTTCCCGTCGGTGTCCCGTTTGTTTCCGCGGTGTTACGAACCCCGGACGCAGGTGTCGTCCATGTCACGGCGGAGTTCGTCTGGAACACCCAGGTCATGCGCTGCCTGCCGACGATCCTAGGCTGGGGTGGT
This genomic interval carries:
- the recD gene encoding exodeoxyribonuclease V subunit alpha gives rise to the protein MTAAWLAVRSSGLLGEFNTAGVLSAADVHVARRLGALTGEGDERVLLAVALAVRGVRAGSVCLFLDDRDAMLVPEAEDRLAGGVDPADASPLSLPDPRVWAAALAASPLLASGAIRLVDGRLYLERYWRDESLVREQVAERLRGPIEQIDDLRLDAAVRRLFPHPDDARQRQAAATAARSRLCVVTGGPGTGKTTTVARLVAVLQAVAGPGLRVALAAPTGKAAARLAEAVRAETARLDPADRERVGELTAGTVHRLLGWRAGSRTRFVHNRHHHLPHDLVVVDETSMVSLPLMARLLEAISPQARLVLVGDPDQLASVEAGAVLGDLVAHPEARRTGVIRLEVVHRHGSVIGELARAVRAGEADAVIELLRAGSREVSFVEPLGDWVGAGEIQPVRVDAEASGLRLRRAARAGDIAGALAALESHQVLLAHRRGPFGVSTWAARVESWLVAAEGSGAGRRHGGPWYPGRPLLVTVNDRDSGLFNGDTGVVVADQGESGVIAAFGDPHRPVLVRPHRLPSVETVHAMTVHRAQGSQFARVSVVLPPATSPLLTRELLYTALTRAREHVRVVGSEAAVRAAVTRPVRRASGLRFG
- a CDS encoding HipA domain-containing protein; amino-acid sequence: MARITELAVWLHGRHVAWVRSPRMVTVGDTECLVVERFDRERTGAQVTRVHQEDVCQATGVNPEQNQGRAKYQRYGGPSLRAVADVLTAWGPASGQGLLDLLDRVLFTLVIGDADAHGKNLALLHVQPGRVRLAPLYDTVPTALWPSLRTEAAMSIAERDDLRTITIEDVVREARSWGLGAETARRRIVDVLTRLTAALDEGASRDDPRVTDLVASRLARLTRL
- a CDS encoding helix-turn-helix transcriptional regulator; the protein is MAAISALWRARTRTSSCAVFGTAPERGRLCRYQHNGFLSANVLILTQRRRHAARDRASSPGSGLAVATARAARGLTQQELADSLSIDRTYLARLESGLSTVLLERSLRLLRRLGAEIIVQIPDTAGDPN
- the glnA gene encoding type I glutamate--ammonia ligase, which produces MFSSPDEVLKFIADQDVKFVDVRFCDLPGVMQHFNVPAHSLDESFFVDGQMFDGSSIRGFQAINESDMKLIPDLGTAVVDPFRAEKTLNINMSIVDPYTDEPYSRDPRQIAKKAEAYLKSTGIADTAFFAPEAEFYIFDDVRFETKQNEGYYHIDSIEGAWNTGRVEEGGNRGYKTRYKGGYFPVPPVDHYSDLRDQMTLTLEKVGLQVERAHHEVGTGGQQEINYRFDTLAKAADQVMLFKYVIKNVAWHAGKTVTFMPKPLFGDNGSGMHVHQSLWKDGVPLFYDERGYGGLSDLARWYIGGLLHHAPSLLAFTNPTVNSYHRLVPGFEAPVNLVYSARNRSACIRIPVTGSNPKAKRVEFRVPDPSSNPYLAFSAMLLAGLDGIKNRIEPPAPVDKDLYELPPEEHASIPQVPGSLPEVLNALEADHSYLTDSGVFTEDLIETWIDIKRTLEVDPIRLRPHPHEFELYYDI